The following is a genomic window from Ignavibacteriota bacterium.
GCATCCCGCACCTGGAGGGACCGCAGCGCCCCGGTGAGGTCCATCATCGTGCTGAGACACGCATCGCGCATCGTTGGTGGTTCAGCCGGGAGCGCGGGGCTGAGAACAACGAGCAGAAGGAGGAGGCAGAAGATCGAGTTCTTCATGAACAGTTCCCGTTACGATACGGTGATGTCAACCAAGCTGAGCGGCCCAGAGGCCGATGCCAATGATGCAGGCCACGAACACGATCGCAAGTGCGAACCCGCCGACATCCACGCGGTACCGGCGGAGTGAGAACAACGATGGCAGGGACAGGAGGTCGACGACGAGCAGACTGTGCCCGCGGTCCTCCAGAGATCCCGACCCGCTCTCTGATGTCGTGGCAGCGATCCCCTCGCCTTCGAGGAGTATCGGGATGCCTTTGTCCTTGAGCTGCTGCTCCTCGCCCACGGGTGTATGGAGAAGTGCATAGAAGGCGCGGAGTTTCTCCGCCGGCTCCGGAGGCGTCAGTACACTCACGAGGATCATCGCGACGAAGCCGACGGGCAAATACGTGGCAATCTGGAGGTGATAGGGCCAGTTGAGCACCCATGGCCCGGTCACCACCGCCGCGGCGAGTGCGAGGAGGACGCTTGCCATGACCCCGTACCTGTTCGCGCGTTTCCAGACGACACCGGCCCAGAAGGCGATCCCGAAGAACGCCGTGATCTGCCAGAGGAATTTGATGCCCTGGAGCACGCTCGACAGCGTGAGCGCGATGGTCACGCCCCCGACCACGATGACCAGGGCGGCGATCCGGCCGATCAGGAGCTCATGACGGTCGGAGCGGAAAGGCACGAACCGCCGGTACAGATTGCGCGTGAAGAGCGCCGACCCGCCGACCATGAAGTTGTGGCATGCGCCGAGGACCATCGCCACCATCGCGGCGATCATGAGTCCGATCAATCCGGATGGCAGCAACCGGGCAACGGCGAGCCCAAACGCCTGCTCCCTGTCGGCACCTGCAAGGCCGGGGAACAGCGATGCTGCGAAGACTCCGATGAAGGCCCAACCGAGCGTCGCGAAGCGCTTCACGAAATTCCCATAGGTCCATCCGGTACGGCAGTTCATCTCCGTCTTGCCCGCACCACCGATGGCCATATGGTGGGGTTCAACCACGACGCCGACGAGTCCGTTGAGAACCACCATGACGATGAAGATGAATGTCACTTCGGTGGGTGCAACGAACGAGAACATGTGCTCGGGAAGCGATGCCTTGATCGCGGTCATGCCGCCTCCCGCCTGGAGCGCGAACGGGATGATCAGGAACGACAGGATCACGACGAACACACCCTGAAGAAGATTCACGGAGAGGGCCGAGACCAATCCACCCATCAGGGAATAGAGCAGGAAGAAGATGGTGACCGCGATGACGATCGTTGCGGTCGGGATCTGGCCACCGGTGATCGACTCGATCGCCGTTCCCGTCCCCTTCATGATCAGTCCGAGGTTGAGCGTGAAGAACAACAGGCCCATGATGGTATAGGCGATGGCGGTCCCTGACCCATACCGCTCCTGGAAGAAATCCCCGAGGGTCACATACCGCAGCCGCCGGTAGATGGGTGCGACGATCCAGAAGAACGGGGTCGCGAACAGGAAGAACCATTGGTACCAGACACCGGCAAGGCCGATCTCATAGGTGGCACCCGCAACGAGGATGGCCTGGTTGGTGTGTGTCCCGGCACCGATGGCGTTCGCGATCATCTTCAGCTTCGTTGCGCGGCGGTTGCCGAGGAAGTAGTCACCGGAAGATGTGACCCCCTTACGGGCACGGAGCCCCAGCCAGAGGATGAGGATCACATACCCGGCGATGATACCGAGGTCGGCAATGGAGAGTCCCCACATCACGGGTCAATCCTTCTTCGTGGTGGACGATGTCCAGATCTTCCGCAGGGAATGTGCCGCCATCTTCGGACTGCGGGTCCTGGTGAACACCCCCTTCATGTTGAGCATCACCCGCCGGAGGTTCTGGGGTGTGCGGAAGTCCGCAAAATTCCATACATGCTCGCCCACCGTGTAGTCCTTCGATCGGAGGACAGCGATGTACGCGCCGAGCAGATTCTCCTGATACTCTTCCGTGAACATCTGGTCCGATACCGAGTGGAGTCCGGGGATGCTATCCGCACCGAATTCCGTCATCATCACCGGCCGCCTGTACCGTTCATGGATCTGGTCCAGCTCCGCAGTGAGGACCTCCATCGCACGTTCGAGCTGACCCGGAAACTCATACCATCCGTAATACCTGTTGATACAGACGATGTCGCTGAGTTCCAGGACCGGGTCGTCGATCCCGGCGCGGAGACAGTTGGGGACGATCATCGGGCGGGAAGGGTCGAGTTCGCGCGCTACGGTGAAGATCTTCTTCCAATAGGCCTTACCGCGGCCATCGCCGTAGCCGTTCTCCCCCACCAAATTGGGTTCATTGCCAAGCGCCCACATGATCACAGACGGATGGTTATTGTCGCGTTCGATCAGCCGGCGAACATATTCCCGGTGATGTTCGTAGGTCGCGCCGTTCACATACCGGAAATCCAGGGAGACCGCAGGCACCTCATCGATCACCAGGATGCCTTTCCGGTCCGCGTACGCCATGCACTCTTCAGCATAGGGGTAGTGCGACGTGCGGAAAGAGTTGGCACCTATCCATTTCATCAACTGGAAGTCCTTGACCAGCAACGGCAGGTGGAGCCCTTTGCCGACGGCGAATGCATCCTCGTGTTTGCCGAACCCTTGAAGATACAGTGGTTTGCCATTCAGGAGCAAGCGGTTTCCGTCGACACGGATCTCCCGGACACCGGCGGAGAGCGTATATTCATCCACGGCCTCTCCCCCGTCAGCCAGTGCCACGGTCACGGTGTACAGAAACGGATCCTCCGGCGACCAGAACCGGCACCCTTCAAGCACCAGGTTGACAGACCCCTTCCCGTTCACAAGGGCCGTGGAGGTACTCACCGACGATCCGTTCCCATCGATCCGGATGTGGGCCACCCCCTGCCTGGCACCCGTGGTCCCGATCGTGAGTTCCACGTTCCCCTTGTCCCCATCGATCGAGGTACCGACCGCGATGCGTTCCAACCGTTGGTGGGGGGTGGCGACGATCACGACCGGCCGATGGATACCGCCGAACGGTGAGAAGTCGAACCGCGCCGGGGGGAAGGTCTCTTCCCGCATACGCCCTTCTTGTTCATACTGCGAGCTCGTTATCCCCTGGGGGATCGTTTCATTGCTCAACCTGTTGTCAACCCGGATCGCGATCCGCAGGGTCTGGTCTTCCGTGACCTGATGGGTCAGGGGGAATGAAAACGGAAGGAATCCGAGGCAATTCTCACCGAGCCGGATGCCATTCACCCACACGGTCGCGTGGTAGTCCGCCGAACCAACGCGGAGTTCGAGATGGTGCGAGGAAAAGCCACGTGGCAGGTGGACCTCATTGAAATACCACGCCGCGCCGACATAGTGGAGCAGTCCGGCCTCTTCGAGCTGCTCGTTCCAGCTGCCCGGAACAGCTATCTCCAGATCGGTCTCGCACCTGTTGAACCACGCTTCCTGTTCGCCGGCGTCCCGGGGATCAGTGCGGAAACGCCAGAACCCCGAGAGGTCGATCGTGCTGCGGAAGGAATTCATGATCGGGTAGAGCACACATCACCTCGTTGGATAGAAGAGACCCACGCGCGGGGAGGTTCGGGCGACTCCCGCCCCCCCGCCGCGTGGCACAACCACCAATCACTTGATCAGGACCATCGTGCGGATCTGCGTTCCCGCCGCGCCACTGAGTCTGCAGAAGTACGTGCCACTGGGAAGTCCGGCGGCATTGAACTCGACCCGGTGCAGCCCTGCTTCCTGCGTACCATGTGCCAGGAGGGCGACTTCCTGTCCGAGCAGCGAATAGACACGGACCGACACCTCCATGCGCTCGGGCAGCGAATATTCGATGGAGGTTGAAGGATTGAACGGATTCGGGAAATTCTGCGCGAGCACGAATCTCTGCGGCGCCTCGACCGGGCGTGGCACATCGACCGTGATGCCGTAGAGGAACACGGCGCCCAGCGGCTTTCCATCGGTGCCCGCGGTATAGAGCGGGCTTGACGATGCGTACCGAAAATCCCACGGCACCTGCGTCGAATCCCAGCTTCCGCGCCCGCTGTCCGGACCGGCGTACAGATTGCGCTTGGACCCGATGGGTACGGCATTGTTCCAGAAGTCCTGCATCGGACCGACCTCGTCGCGCGGACCCGCGTTCAATGTGACGGCAAAGCGCGTATTGGAGGCGCT
Proteins encoded in this region:
- a CDS encoding sodium:solute symporter family protein, which produces MMWGLSIADLGIIAGYVILILWLGLRARKGVTSSGDYFLGNRRATKLKMIANAIGAGTHTNQAILVAGATYEIGLAGVWYQWFFLFATPFFWIVAPIYRRLRYVTLGDFFQERYGSGTAIAYTIMGLLFFTLNLGLIMKGTGTAIESITGGQIPTATIVIAVTIFFLLYSLMGGLVSALSVNLLQGVFVVILSFLIIPFALQAGGGMTAIKASLPEHMFSFVAPTEVTFIFIVMVVLNGLVGVVVEPHHMAIGGAGKTEMNCRTGWTYGNFVKRFATLGWAFIGVFAASLFPGLAGADREQAFGLAVARLLPSGLIGLMIAAMVAMVLGACHNFMVGGSALFTRNLYRRFVPFRSDRHELLIGRIAALVIVVGGVTIALTLSSVLQGIKFLWQITAFFGIAFWAGVVWKRANRYGVMASVLLALAAAVVTGPWVLNWPYHLQIATYLPVGFVAMILVSVLTPPEPAEKLRAFYALLHTPVGEEQQLKDKGIPILLEGEGIAATTSESGSGSLEDRGHSLLVVDLLSLPSLFSLRRYRVDVGGFALAIVFVACIIGIGLWAAQLG
- the uidA gene encoding beta-glucuronidase, with amino-acid sequence MLYPIMNSFRSTIDLSGFWRFRTDPRDAGEQEAWFNRCETDLEIAVPGSWNEQLEEAGLLHYVGAAWYFNEVHLPRGFSSHHLELRVGSADYHATVWVNGIRLGENCLGFLPFSFPLTHQVTEDQTLRIAIRVDNRLSNETIPQGITSSQYEQEGRMREETFPPARFDFSPFGGIHRPVVIVATPHQRLERIAVGTSIDGDKGNVELTIGTTGARQGVAHIRIDGNGSSVSTSTALVNGKGSVNLVLEGCRFWSPEDPFLYTVTVALADGGEAVDEYTLSAGVREIRVDGNRLLLNGKPLYLQGFGKHEDAFAVGKGLHLPLLVKDFQLMKWIGANSFRTSHYPYAEECMAYADRKGILVIDEVPAVSLDFRYVNGATYEHHREYVRRLIERDNNHPSVIMWALGNEPNLVGENGYGDGRGKAYWKKIFTVARELDPSRPMIVPNCLRAGIDDPVLELSDIVCINRYYGWYEFPGQLERAMEVLTAELDQIHERYRRPVMMTEFGADSIPGLHSVSDQMFTEEYQENLLGAYIAVLRSKDYTVGEHVWNFADFRTPQNLRRVMLNMKGVFTRTRSPKMAAHSLRKIWTSSTTKKD